Below is a window of Camelina sativa cultivar DH55 chromosome 11, Cs, whole genome shotgun sequence DNA.
TAAACATTGTGAACACCAATATAAATTGATTTATGCCGATCAGAGACCAGGACCAAATCCTTCGAATTTGGAACAATCATACTCAGTTGCCTGAAAAACCAAGTCCATGCCAAATCATTCTCTGCATCAACCATCGCAAATGCTATTGGGAAAACCTGGAAATTAGCATCCTGCATACTTGCAGCAATGAGAACCCCCTTGAACTTGTTCTTGATTACAGTCCCATCAACGAGTACAACCTTGCGCATGTGTTTGATTCCCGCAATACATGCTCCAATCGCGAAGAACAGATACTTAAACTGCTTGGGAGCAACTCCTCCACCAGTATATTCTAGTCTGTATATAGTGCCTGGATTGCCTTTCTTCAACAAGTGCAGGTACACTGCAAGCAACTTGTATCCACACTCATCACTTCCCCGAGTTTTAATTATAGCAGCTTCTCTAGCATACCAAGCCTTCATATATGTTATCGACACTTTCAGCTCGTCAAGCACTATAGCTGGGATATCTACGGCCCGTGGTCCAGGCAAACCATTAGCATATTTTGCTTTCAGCATCTCCGCTATAACTTTGGCTGAGGCTTATTTCTCATACTGGGACCTTGCGGTAATTGAACATGTGTGAGTTAGAGTGGCTGTTCTAATTTCAAAATTCttggaaaattttgaaacaGAATGCCCAAACACTCTCCACGCACAAAGTGGatcaacacaaacacaaataatCCTCTCTGGTTCAGATTTAGCAAGTCTGAAATGGAACAACCTCTTGATGGCATATATAGCTAGAGTGTTTTGCATTTCCGCCTTATCTTTAAACACTCGCCCAATATATATTGCATCTTCTTCGGCAGCGACAGTTGCACACCCATTTGTGTTTGTTAGTTGGTAGAC
It encodes the following:
- the LOC104728107 gene encoding uncharacterized protein LOC104728107, coding for MLKAKYANGLPGPRAVDIPAIVLDELKVSITYMKAWYAREAAIIKTRGSDECGYKLLAVYLHLLKKGNPGTIYRLEYTGGGVAPKQFKYLFFAIGACIAGIKHMRKVVLVDGTVIKNKFKGVLIAASMQDANFQVFPIAFAMVDAENDLAWTWFFRQLSMIVPNSKDLVLVSDRHKSIYIGVHNVYPQAFHGACAVHIVRNVRAKFHGEGISNLMGKAARAFNFGDFDDSFKEIALRNKKCAAYLDAIPREH